In Cryptomeria japonica chromosome 10, Sugi_1.0, whole genome shotgun sequence, a genomic segment contains:
- the LOC131859349 gene encoding uncharacterized protein LOC131859349, whose amino-acid sequence MTAEEHEAKQWDELNLKIVDMNVDDAKMVRALKRQPNWVLQKLRIERNNISSPKTNKAGEERGQTRNNGYGSNQNNGHNRGNNGKYGSGNGGGRNINNHNHNGNNNGSGNNAVEQVKSNYQLRNRNVNNEQGKPAGIFAKVTKSGGTNNNAAKGKDANSGAAMNIMPEDVRRELRMHVDTPYGKYYAMDNRSVLVVGIMKDVEFGFPACLATTYKTNITVVQVPANYEILLSRQWSNLVGGHIQLDLSYATIPVEGTAVRINREEVALDEATCFCHSDMDNFQIGQARTMVGFSACINVKDSENE is encoded by the exons atgactGCTGAGGAACATGAAGCAAAACAATGGGATGAACTTAATCTTAAGATAGTTGATATGAATGTCGATGATGCCAAGATGGTGAGGGCACTTAAAAGGCAACCAAATTGGGTGTTACAGAAACTTAgaatagagagaaataatatttcaagcccCAAGACAAACAAGGCAGGAGAAGAGAGAGGTCAAACAA GAAATAATGGATATGGCAGCAATCAAAATAATggacataatagaggtaacaatggtaaATATGGAAGTGGAAATGGAGGAGGTAGGAACattaataatcataatcataatggcaataataatggtAGTGGAAACAATG CTGTGGAACAAGTGAAAAGTAATTACCAGctgagaaataggaatgtaaataatgaGCAGGGCAAGCCAGCAGGTATTTTTGCCAAGGTCACAAAATCTGGTGGAACCAATAACAATGCAGCCAAGGGAAAGGATGCGA attcaggggcaGCAATGAACATCATGCCTGAAGATGTTAGGAGAGAGCTCAGGAtgcatgttgacacaccttatggtaagtattatgccatggacaataggtctGTACTTGTGGTGGGTAttatgaaagatgtagagttcGGGTTTCCAGCTTGCCTGGCTACCACATATAAGACAAATATCACAGTTGTACAAGTTCCTGCAAACTATGAAATATTGTTGTctaggcaatggtcaaatttggtgggtGGTCACATTCAGCTCgatctatcatatgctactatTCCAGTAGAAGGGACAGCCGTGAGGATAAATAGAGAAGAGGTTGCTCTTGATGAAGCAACTTGCTTTTGCCattctgatatggacaactttcaa